A region from the Sphaerodactylus townsendi isolate TG3544 linkage group LG01, MPM_Stown_v2.3, whole genome shotgun sequence genome encodes:
- the LOC125437861 gene encoding GDNF family receptor alpha-like, producing the protein MILLICFSLDWTPVCKTTEEIPVGDLKPPSQRRRRPWASDAATTCLPFCTLRRPGWEFSTASATVSSVAVVSCEKAQRNGASDGAPGSLLAPRWTNRRFLRQRGAVQSHVVLKSLAALARKRAASNRQSQLAVDSALLRVRVRLRNHDEFPALHSAGVLFYDNIYFPDDQGVSSLRDKNVAQLSKCNSCAMQESENCHRVVKFLVTELPEFKHCNCTKDACDIQMLLGKECLGNQGKPELSSAPDIQIRFPQPTKLKEIAYPGIFEEDCAMDFKEKDHKNTEAEWESSPLSNAEYKPQHSCFRVQEECVSDTKCNKQFSAYLSDCQVRQTPCRVDQCKRALRNFYLNMPFNVAQKLTFCDCEELDENCLHFSKELLHGKLCTDLVPARSCHSLFQTCQANRLCQEKYKVFTSKCLNDISQSCLENKSCVKYLDTKDFNCSDSDECRRAYIDMWGILRPVKCTYDVRSPVEQSSSFKLFYHIIQRSHSLGFQ; encoded by the exons ATGATTTTACTAATATGCTTCAGCTTAGACTGGACTCCCGTTTGCAAAACGACCGAAGAGATACCTGTAGGTGACCTCAAGCCTCCCTCGCAGCGTCGCCGACGTCCTTGGGCTTCTGACGCAGCAACCACTTGCTTGCCCTTCTGCACCCTCAGGAGGCCAGGGTGGGAATTTAGCACTGCCTCCGCTACTGTTTCCTCCGTGGCTGTCGTGTCCTGCGAGAAG GCGCAGCGCAACGGAGCGTCAGACGGAGCTCCTGGCTCGCTCTTGGCGCCCCGTTGGACCAATCGCCGCTTCCTCCGCCAGCGGGGCGCTGTCCAGAGCCATGTGGTGCTGAAATCACTGGCCGCGCTTGCTAGAAAGAGGGCAGCGAGCAACAGGCAGTCTCAGCTTGCAGTTGACTCCGCTCTCCTCCGCGTCCGCGTCCGCCTCCGAAACCACGATGAGTTCCCTGCTCTTCACAG tgctgGTGTTCTGTTCTATGACAACATCTACTTTCCAGACGATCAAGGTGTCAGCAGCTTGAGAGACAAAAATGTAGCACAATTAAGTAAAT GTAATAGCTGCGCAATGCAAGAATCAGAGAACTGTCATAGAGTCGTCAAGTTCTTGGTTACTGAGTTACCAGAATTTAAACACTGCAATTGCACTAAAGATGCCTGTGATATCCAAATGTTGCTTGGAAAAGAATGTTTGGGCAATCAAG GAAAGCCAGAGCTTTCATCAGCCCCAGATATTCAGATTAGATTCCCGCAGCCAACAAAACTGAAAGAGATTGCATACCCAGGCATTTTTGAAGAGGACTGTGCAATGGACTTCAAGGAAAAGG ATCATAAAAACACAGAAGCAGAGTGGGAGTCGTCCCCTCTTTCTAATGCTG AATACAAACCACAGCACTCCTGCTTTCGTGTGCAAGAAGAATGTGTGAGTGACACAAAATGTAACAAGCAATTCTCTGCCTACCTTAGCGATTGCCAAGTGCGTCAAACACCATGCCGCGTGGATCAATGCAAAAGAGCACTAAGAAACTTCTACCTAAACATGCCTTTTAATGTCGCCCAGAAGTTGACATTCTGTGACTGTGAAGAGTTGGATGAAAACTGTCTTCACTTCTCAAAAGAGCTGCTTCATGGCAAGCTGTGCACTGACTTAGTTCCAGCTCGTTCATGTCACAGCTTGTTTCAAACATGTCAAGCTAACAGGCTCTGCCA GGAGAAATACAAAGTGTTTACATCAAAGTGTTTAAACGATATCTCCCAATCATGTCTTGAAAATAAGAGCTGCGTAAAATATTTGGACACCAAGGATTTTAATTGCTCTGATAGTGATGAGTGCAGAAGAGCTTATATTGACATGTGGGGAATCCTCCGTCCTGTGAAGTGTACTTATGATGTGAGATCACCTGTGGAACAATCGTCATCATTCAAGCTGTTTTATCATATCATCCAAAGAAGCCATTCTCTTGGCTTCCAGTAA